The proteins below are encoded in one region of Mauremys reevesii isolate NIE-2019 linkage group 15, ASM1616193v1, whole genome shotgun sequence:
- the MFSD6L gene encoding major facilitator superfamily domain-containing protein 6-like isoform X1: MERQVSFGKHATEAMSTNKQWDVNKALAVASLFHFVSSAGNACVIPFLTLYFRQLGLTAPLVGIIIGIKHLISSLWAPLCSYFSKSHRKRKVLITGSLLCSVGTGLLLTLVPPLSKDVMYKYCNLSQQSSSLLNSVEVPDMSLNNLSAVNPSTVTNKEMVSAETLRTATNVLVTSGKPPLTSSAFQELFTFTDAQKKNGKITGEVGITADHYNNRPSGKIAASMNAINQMIQELETLTSNETPIHGLEKETKTPEAGLLNVNSNPEKNLSIGGSTEFSLLQTNLHPAGRAAYVFENLSSHWEKVRDVNFELLQDINFLDREHQIFLMVLGAVVFWELLAAPLEWMVDDSLYEYLDFVDATDRYGKLWIWSYLGASGGACGITIFVDQLNCFLSAKISRFAVHFYGYAVLITLTLLISVFLPIHVSKKTEHVNKTVKALNLIGSDGRTILSAVTVFLTGVIGSTVQNFLFWQMQDRGSSELYMGLSVAIGLIAEILLYVFRSKLLRALSSSGTVALSLSCLSAQLLYYSFLWNAWSVLPIQMLCAFSNGALWWAVNMLVDDVASPGTERALHIVLQGLSYGCGASLGSFAGGFVVSNFGLAVLYRACSVSLALWLILFLIVQSKLPRQKKINYSRLLAADPSDESDSDEEKERDWLVKAMKDENFSRNW; this comes from the exons ATGGAGCGCCAG GTCTCTTTCGGAAAGCATGCAACCGAAGCCATGAGTACAAATAAACAGTGGGATGTTAACAAAGCGCTGGCTGTTGCCAGCCTCTTCCATTTTGTTTCCAGTGCAGGAAATGCCTGTGTGATTCCATTTTTAACTCTTTACTTCCGGCAGCTGGGGCTGACTGCCCCTTTAGTAGGTATTATCATTGGAATTAAGCACTTAATATCATCTCTCTGGGCTCCACTATGCTCCTACTTTTCAAAGAGCCACAGGAAAAGGAAAGTTCTCATTACTGGATCATTGCTGTGTTCAGTGGGAACCGGTTTGCTGCTTACACTTGTCCCGCCTTTGAGCAAGGATGTCATGTACAAATATTGTAATCTAAGCCAGCAATCAAGTAGCTTATTGAATTCAGTTGAGGTGCCGGACATGAGTCTGAACAATCTGAGTGCTGTAAATCCCAGTACTGTTACCAATAAAGAAATGGTGTCTGCAGAAACACTAAGAACAGCTACAAATGTTTTGGTGACGAGTGGAAAGCCACCGCTAACAAGTTCAGCTTTCCAAGAGTTGTTTACCTTTACAGATGCACAGAAGAAGAATGGTAAAATAACTGGTGAAGTGGGTATAACTGCAGACCATTACAATAATAGGCCTTCTGGCAAGATAGCTGCTTCTATGAATGCAATTAACCAGATGATACAAGAACTTGAGACACTCACTTCAAATGAAACACCAATCCATGGGCTTGAGAAGGAGACCAAAACTCCAGAGGCTGGGCTGCTGAATGTGAATAGTAATCCTGAGAAAAACCTTTCTATTGGTGGAAGTACTGAATTTTCTTTACTTCAAACAAACCTTCACCCTGCTGGTCGAGCTGCttatgtttttgaaaatctgtcgAGTCACTGGGAGAAAGTTCGGGATGTCAACTTTGAGCTCCTACAAGATATTAACTTTCTTGACCGTGAGCACCAGATTTTTctcatggtgctaggtgctgttgTGTTTTGGGAGCTGTTGGCTGCACCTCTCGAATGGATGGTTGATGACAGTCTTTATGAATATCTTGACTTTGTTGATGCAACTGACCGATATGGGAAGCTTTGGATTTGGAGTTATTTGGGTGCATCTGGAGGAGCCTGCGGTATCACCATATTTGTAGATCAGCTGAACTGCTTCCTCAGTGCTAAAATCTCTCGTTTCGCTGTGCACTTCTATGGCTATGCCGTACTCATCACACTCACATTGCTCATCAGTGTCTTTCTTCCTATCCATGTTTCCAAGAAAACAGAGCATGTGAACAAAACTGTCAAAGCTCTGAACCTCATTGGAAGTGATGGCCGAACAATTCTCTCTGCTGTCACCGTCTTCCTTACAGGAGTAATTGGATCTACTGTGCAGAATTTTCTCTTCTGGCAAATGCAGGACCGAGGCAGCAGTGAATTATACATGGGTCTCTCGGTGGCTATTGGACTGATTGCTGAAATTCTGCTTTATGTCTTCAGAAGCAAGTTACTAAGGGCTCTCTCAAGTAGTGGTACTGTTGCACTGAGTTTAAGCTGCCTTTCAGCACAGCTTCTGTACTATTCGTTCCTATGGAATGCGTGGTCAGTACTGCCTATTCAGATGTTGTGTGCCTTCAGCAATGGTGCCTTATGGTGGGCAGTTAATATGTTGGTTGACGATGTAGCCAGTCCTGGGACAGAGAGAGCTCTGCATATTGTCCTCCAGGGCCTCTCATATGGCTGTGGAGCTAGCCTAGGAAGCTTTGCAGGCGGATTTGTTGTGAGCAACTTTGGCTTGGCAGTTCTGTACAGGGCATGCTCTGTAAGTTTGGCACTGTGGTTAATCTTGTTCCTGATTGTCCAGTCTAAGTTGCCTCggcagaaaaaaattaattattctCGTCTCCTGGCTGCAGATCCTAGTGATGAGAGTGACTCTGACGAGGAGAAGGAAAGGGACTGGCTAGTGAAAGCTATGAAAGATGAGAACTTCAGTAGGAATTGGTAA
- the MFSD6L gene encoding major facilitator superfamily domain-containing protein 6-like isoform X2: protein MSTNKQWDVNKALAVASLFHFVSSAGNACVIPFLTLYFRQLGLTAPLVGIIIGIKHLISSLWAPLCSYFSKSHRKRKVLITGSLLCSVGTGLLLTLVPPLSKDVMYKYCNLSQQSSSLLNSVEVPDMSLNNLSAVNPSTVTNKEMVSAETLRTATNVLVTSGKPPLTSSAFQELFTFTDAQKKNGKITGEVGITADHYNNRPSGKIAASMNAINQMIQELETLTSNETPIHGLEKETKTPEAGLLNVNSNPEKNLSIGGSTEFSLLQTNLHPAGRAAYVFENLSSHWEKVRDVNFELLQDINFLDREHQIFLMVLGAVVFWELLAAPLEWMVDDSLYEYLDFVDATDRYGKLWIWSYLGASGGACGITIFVDQLNCFLSAKISRFAVHFYGYAVLITLTLLISVFLPIHVSKKTEHVNKTVKALNLIGSDGRTILSAVTVFLTGVIGSTVQNFLFWQMQDRGSSELYMGLSVAIGLIAEILLYVFRSKLLRALSSSGTVALSLSCLSAQLLYYSFLWNAWSVLPIQMLCAFSNGALWWAVNMLVDDVASPGTERALHIVLQGLSYGCGASLGSFAGGFVVSNFGLAVLYRACSVSLALWLILFLIVQSKLPRQKKINYSRLLAADPSDESDSDEEKERDWLVKAMKDENFSRNW, encoded by the coding sequence ATGAGTACAAATAAACAGTGGGATGTTAACAAAGCGCTGGCTGTTGCCAGCCTCTTCCATTTTGTTTCCAGTGCAGGAAATGCCTGTGTGATTCCATTTTTAACTCTTTACTTCCGGCAGCTGGGGCTGACTGCCCCTTTAGTAGGTATTATCATTGGAATTAAGCACTTAATATCATCTCTCTGGGCTCCACTATGCTCCTACTTTTCAAAGAGCCACAGGAAAAGGAAAGTTCTCATTACTGGATCATTGCTGTGTTCAGTGGGAACCGGTTTGCTGCTTACACTTGTCCCGCCTTTGAGCAAGGATGTCATGTACAAATATTGTAATCTAAGCCAGCAATCAAGTAGCTTATTGAATTCAGTTGAGGTGCCGGACATGAGTCTGAACAATCTGAGTGCTGTAAATCCCAGTACTGTTACCAATAAAGAAATGGTGTCTGCAGAAACACTAAGAACAGCTACAAATGTTTTGGTGACGAGTGGAAAGCCACCGCTAACAAGTTCAGCTTTCCAAGAGTTGTTTACCTTTACAGATGCACAGAAGAAGAATGGTAAAATAACTGGTGAAGTGGGTATAACTGCAGACCATTACAATAATAGGCCTTCTGGCAAGATAGCTGCTTCTATGAATGCAATTAACCAGATGATACAAGAACTTGAGACACTCACTTCAAATGAAACACCAATCCATGGGCTTGAGAAGGAGACCAAAACTCCAGAGGCTGGGCTGCTGAATGTGAATAGTAATCCTGAGAAAAACCTTTCTATTGGTGGAAGTACTGAATTTTCTTTACTTCAAACAAACCTTCACCCTGCTGGTCGAGCTGCttatgtttttgaaaatctgtcgAGTCACTGGGAGAAAGTTCGGGATGTCAACTTTGAGCTCCTACAAGATATTAACTTTCTTGACCGTGAGCACCAGATTTTTctcatggtgctaggtgctgttgTGTTTTGGGAGCTGTTGGCTGCACCTCTCGAATGGATGGTTGATGACAGTCTTTATGAATATCTTGACTTTGTTGATGCAACTGACCGATATGGGAAGCTTTGGATTTGGAGTTATTTGGGTGCATCTGGAGGAGCCTGCGGTATCACCATATTTGTAGATCAGCTGAACTGCTTCCTCAGTGCTAAAATCTCTCGTTTCGCTGTGCACTTCTATGGCTATGCCGTACTCATCACACTCACATTGCTCATCAGTGTCTTTCTTCCTATCCATGTTTCCAAGAAAACAGAGCATGTGAACAAAACTGTCAAAGCTCTGAACCTCATTGGAAGTGATGGCCGAACAATTCTCTCTGCTGTCACCGTCTTCCTTACAGGAGTAATTGGATCTACTGTGCAGAATTTTCTCTTCTGGCAAATGCAGGACCGAGGCAGCAGTGAATTATACATGGGTCTCTCGGTGGCTATTGGACTGATTGCTGAAATTCTGCTTTATGTCTTCAGAAGCAAGTTACTAAGGGCTCTCTCAAGTAGTGGTACTGTTGCACTGAGTTTAAGCTGCCTTTCAGCACAGCTTCTGTACTATTCGTTCCTATGGAATGCGTGGTCAGTACTGCCTATTCAGATGTTGTGTGCCTTCAGCAATGGTGCCTTATGGTGGGCAGTTAATATGTTGGTTGACGATGTAGCCAGTCCTGGGACAGAGAGAGCTCTGCATATTGTCCTCCAGGGCCTCTCATATGGCTGTGGAGCTAGCCTAGGAAGCTTTGCAGGCGGATTTGTTGTGAGCAACTTTGGCTTGGCAGTTCTGTACAGGGCATGCTCTGTAAGTTTGGCACTGTGGTTAATCTTGTTCCTGATTGTCCAGTCTAAGTTGCCTCggcagaaaaaaattaattattctCGTCTCCTGGCTGCAGATCCTAGTGATGAGAGTGACTCTGACGAGGAGAAGGAAAGGGACTGGCTAGTGAAAGCTATGAAAGATGAGAACTTCAGTAGGAATTGGTAA